Proteins encoded within one genomic window of Eurosta solidaginis isolate ZX-2024a chromosome 1, ASM4086904v1, whole genome shotgun sequence:
- the TfIIFbeta gene encoding general transcription factor IIF subunit 2 → MSKDDRELDLSNAGRGVWLVKVPKYIAQKWSKAPSNMDVGKLRISKTPGQKAQVSLSLTQAVVNLDPEERIPTEHILDVSVVTKQTLGVFSHVMPPEPVNISNGKDKDQPPVTESEKLYMEGRIVQKLECRPIADNCYMQLKLESIRRASVPQRRVQPIDKIVQNFKPVKDHAHNIEYRERKKAEGKKARDDKNSVMDMLFNAFEKHQYYNIKDLVKITKQPIGYLKEILKEVCDYNMKNPHKNMWELKKEYRHYKTDEKKEDDEKANTDSDSD, encoded by the exons ATGTCTAAGGATGATAGAGAATTAGATCTTTCCAACGCGGGACGTGGTGTGTGGTTAGTGAAAGTGCCAAAGTATATAGCACAAAAATGGTCAAAGGCGCCTTCAAATATGGATGTTGGGAAATTGCGCATTAGTAAAACACCTGGACAAAAGGCACAAGTGTCCTTATCACTAACCCAAGCTGTGGTAAACTTAGATCCCGAGGAGAGAATCCCTACTGAACATATTTTAGATGTATCAGTGGTAACTAAACAAACCTTAGGAGTATTTTCGCATGTGATGCCACCAGAACCAGTAAACATAAGCAATGGGAAAGATAAAGATCAGCCCCCAGTCACTGAATCTGAAAAATTATATATGGAGGGACGTATTGTACAAAAGTTAGAATGTCGACCAATTGCAGACAACTGTTATATGCAATTAAAACTTGAATCAATACGAAGAGCATCAGTGCCACAGCGTAGAGTGCAACCAATAGATAAAATCGTGCAAAACTTCAAGCCTGTTAAAGATCATGCACAcaat ATCGAATATCGTGAACGTAAGAAGGCAGAAGGCAAAAAAGCGCGCGATGATAAAAATTCAGTTATGGACATGCTTTTCAATGCATTTGAAAAACATCAATATTACAATATTAAAGATCTGGTGAAAATAACCAAACAACCGATAGGCTATCTTAAGGAAATTCTCAAAGAGGTATGTGATTATAATATGAAGAATCCGCATAAAAATATGTGGGAATTGAAGAAAGAGTATCGCCATTATAAGACTGATGAAAAAAAAGAGGATGACGAAAAGGCGAACACGGACAGCGATTCGGATTAG